The Nisaea sp. DNA window CTCGGGCAGGCTTTGCCGCCAGCATCGACCAGGCTGTGCGGCACCTGATTGAGGGTGTTCAGGAAAACCTCATGACCGGCCGCGATCAGGTGTCCCGCCATGGGCACGCCCATGATGCCGAGGCCGATAAAACCAAGCTTGCTCATCTGTTCGTCTCCTCCTTTGAGTTTATTGTTCGCGCGTTCGCGTCACTGTGCCGTGCCGCGCCTCACGCCGTCATCCCGAATTCCGCAGCAAGCAGCTCGTAGCTCCGCCGCCGCACGCTCTCGTCATGCGCCCAGGTCACCACCGCAATTTCCTCGATCCCGAGCCGCTTCGCCAGCGCGTTGATCTGCTCGGCCACCTTCTCCGGCGTGCCGACCATCGCCTTGCCCCGCAACTCGTCCATCCGGGCCGTCTCGCTTTCCGAATAGGCCGCATTATTCGCCGTGTCGGCGCTTTCCAGCGCCGTATAACGGCCCCGGTCGCGGTAGAGCTGCCAGCGGGCGCGGGAGGCGAAGTGATATTGCGCCTCCTCCTCGGTCTCGGCGGCGAGCGCCCAAACGCAGATGCCGGGGTTCGGCTCCGGAAAGCGTTCGCTCGGCTGATAGCGGTCGCGGTAGATCTGGATCGCTTCCGGGCCGCCCTGCCCTTCGGTGAAGAACCAGGCGAAGCTGTAGGGCAAGCCGAAATGGGCGGCCACCTGAGCGCCGTAGAGCGAGCTGCCGAGCATCCAGATTTCGGGTGATGTCTCGCCCTGCGGGTTGGCCTGCACAGTGGCGAACGGGTGGCCTTCCGGCAACGGCTGGCCGCTGACCCAGGCCATCAGGTCCTGCACATCGTTCGGAAACTGGGCCGGGCGTTCCGCCGCCGCAGGATTGAGCGCAAGCGAGGTCCGGCCGTCCGAGCCCGGCGCGCGGCCGAGGCCGAGATCGATCCGGCCCGGCGCGAAGGCTTCCAGCACGCGGAACTGCTCGGCCACTTTCAGCGGCGCGTAATGCGGCAACATCACCCCGGCGGAGCCGATGCGGATACGGTTCGTGCGCATGGCGATCCCCGCCAGCAGGATTTCAGGCGCGCTGCCGACGATAGTCGGATGAGAATGGTGCTCGGACACCCAGAAACGCTTGTAGCCGAGGCCCTCGCACAGCTCGGCCATGGCGACGGTATCGCGGATGGTCTGGCCATGCGGCTTGCCGACGCCGGCAACGGACTGGTCGAGAACGGAAAGATGCAGCATGGGCGGGCTCCTTCTGGCGAGAGCTTGGAAAAACTCGGAGGAAAAGCATAGAGGGTTTCGCGCCCACCTGCCTTGCCGATCCACCACGAGACTCTTCCCCGCGCGTAATCTTGCCACAACGCGGAATGCCGCGCATTCCGCTGGCGTCCCATCGCCACCCTGCCTAGTCTTGCCGGATCAAACTTCCCGGCCGACACGCGCCGGGGGCGTTTCACTTCTGGCAAGGTTCCTGCCGCAGGTCATGAGCGACAGCAAAGACACACTCCCCCTCACCCCCAATGCCCGCCGGCGCTGGGGCCGTGCCCTGATCAGGCTCGTGCTGCTGGGTGGCATTGCCGTGATTGCCTTCATGGTCGGTGCCTGGTGGTACGCGGAGACCGGGCGCTACATCACGACCGAGAACGCCTATGTAAAAGCGCCGGTGATTGCCGTCAGCCCGAATATCGACGGCCGCGCCGTCGAGGTCCGGGTCGGCGACAACCACGCGGTGGCTGAGGGCGACTTGCTGTTCCGGATCGATCCGCAACCCTATCAGGTCCAGCTCAGGATGGCGGAAGCGCGGCGCGGCTCGGTGCGCAACGAGCTGCTGGCGACGAAGGCCGAACTCGGCCAGATCGCCGCCGAGATGGCCGAGCTTGGCCCCCGGGTGAAGTTCTACGCCAAGGAGGTCGCACGGCAGCAGCGGCTGGTGAAAAGCTTTGCCGGGACCGAGGCCAAGCTCGACGAGATGCAGATGGAGCGGGACACGGCCGAACAGCGCCTCCGCTCGTTGCAGGAAAAACGACAGGTCGTGCTCGCCAAACTCGGCGGAGCGCCGGACCAGCCGGTCGAGACCCACCCGAAGGTGCTTGAGGTGGATGCGGAGATCGAACGGGTGAAGCTTGATCTGGCCTATACGGAAATCCGCGCGCCGGTGACCGGCATCGTCACGAGGATGAAGCTGCAGGCCGGCGAATGGGTCGAGGCCGACACGCCGACCTTCGGCATCATCGGCACCGGCGCTGTCTGGATCGAGGCGAACCTGAAGGAAACCCAACTCGACGCCATCGCCATCGGTCAGCCAGTCGAGGTCCGCGTCGATGCCTATCCCGATGCTGTATGGTCCGGTCAGATCGAGAGTCTGAGCCCGGCCACCGGCGCCGAATTCTCCGCTCTGCCGCCGCAGAATGCGTCAGGCAACTGGGTCAAGGTGGTGCAGCGCCTGCCGGTGCGCATAACGGTCGAGCCGAACCCCGATTTGCCGCAGCTCCGGGCCGGCATGAGCGCTAAAATCTCCGTCGATACCGGACGCCAGCGCAATCTCGTCGACAATCTCGCCGCGCTGACCGACACATGGCTGGCCAGGGCGGCCGAAAGTACCCGCTAGTCGTCCCGCCGGATCTTCACGAAAACCAGCACCGGCAAGGTGGCGAAACAGGTCAGTGCATAGAGCAGGAAACAGTTGTTGAAGCCGATCAGGGCGGACTGGCGCCAAGCCTCTCCGGCAAGCAGGCCGAGACTGTCCGTCCATTGCACGGCACCGCCGCCAATCGCGTCCGGGAATTTCAGCCGCTCCTCGAACGGGCCGATCCCCTCGACCATCTCGGCGTAACGCACCTTGCTGGTGCGGACCAAGACGAAGACGCTGGCGGCGACATAGAGGCTGGTCCCCATGTTGCGGATCAGGTGGAACAGCGAGGTTGCATCCGGCAGCAGCGCGCGGTCCAGCGTCGAGAAGCTGACCATCGACAGCGGCACCCACATCAGCCCGCAACCGATGCCCTGCAGGATGCTCGGCCAGACCAGCGCCCAGAATCCGACATTGAGATCATACAGGCTCATCATCCAGCCGCTCGTCCCAATCGCCAGCGTGCCGAGCACCAACCCGATACGCGGATCCATCTTCCCCATCCTTGCCGCCGCGTAAAACCCGGCGATCATGCCGACACCACGCATTGCCAGCACCAGTCCGATCAGCGTGTCCGGATAGCCGCGATAGCTCTGGAGAAGCTGCGGCAACAGCACCAGCGGGGTAAAGTTCACCGCGCCATAGACGAAGACCAGAAAGAGCCCGACCACGAAATTTTGATTCTTGAGCAGCACGGGACGGACGAAGGGCCGGTCGACGCAGGCGCTGTTGGCGATGAACATTGCGAAGGCGGCGCTCATCACAATCAACAGCGTGATGATGGTCCCGGATTGCAGCCAGTCCTCCCGCTCGCCCCGGTCGAGCACCAGCTGCAGCGCGACGATGGCGACGGAGAACAGCAGGAAGCCCAGATAGTCGAAACGCGGCAGCGCCGTCTTGCCGCCCTCGCGGATCCAGCGCATCACACCGGCGAGCGCAAGCAGGCTGAACGGCACGATCATCAGGAAGACGAAGCGCCAGTTGTATTCCTCCGCCAGCCAGCCGCCGATCGACGGCCCGATGGCCGGACCGATGACGACCGACATGCCGAGATAGCCGTTCGCCTTGCCGTATTCCTCCTTCGGCCAGACCTGCAGCACGATGGCCTGGCTCAGCGGCACCACCGGCGCGCCGAAGGCGCCCTGAATAATGCGGAAAAACAGCACCGCCTCGAGCGAGGTCGCCATGGCGCAGGCGAGCGAGGCGAAGGTGAAACCGGAAAGGCAGAGGATCAGCAGTCGGCGCTGCCCGACCCAGGCGACCAGAGAGCCGGTCAGCGGCGTCACCACCGCCGTCGCCACCACATTCAGCGTCACCACCCAGGAAATCTCCTCGGTAGTCGCCGAAAAGGCACCC harbors:
- a CDS encoding LLM class flavin-dependent oxidoreductase, translated to MLHLSVLDQSVAGVGKPHGQTIRDTVAMAELCEGLGYKRFWVSEHHSHPTIVGSAPEILLAGIAMRTNRIRIGSAGVMLPHYAPLKVAEQFRVLEAFAPGRIDLGLGRAPGSDGRTSLALNPAAAERPAQFPNDVQDLMAWVSGQPLPEGHPFATVQANPQGETSPEIWMLGSSLYGAQVAAHFGLPYSFAWFFTEGQGGPEAIQIYRDRYQPSERFPEPNPGICVWALAAETEEEAQYHFASRARWQLYRDRGRYTALESADTANNAAYSESETARMDELRGKAMVGTPEKVAEQINALAKRLGIEEIAVVTWAHDESVRRRSYELLAAEFGMTA
- a CDS encoding DHA2 family efflux MFS transporter permease subunit encodes the protein MSAVTAAAAEENSSYKVLVLVTMACACMLYALTLTIVNVALPQMQGAFSATTEEISWVVTLNVVATAVVTPLTGSLVAWVGQRRLLILCLSGFTFASLACAMATSLEAVLFFRIIQGAFGAPVVPLSQAIVLQVWPKEEYGKANGYLGMSVVIGPAIGPSIGGWLAEEYNWRFVFLMIVPFSLLALAGVMRWIREGGKTALPRFDYLGFLLFSVAIVALQLVLDRGEREDWLQSGTIITLLIVMSAAFAMFIANSACVDRPFVRPVLLKNQNFVVGLFLVFVYGAVNFTPLVLLPQLLQSYRGYPDTLIGLVLAMRGVGMIAGFYAAARMGKMDPRIGLVLGTLAIGTSGWMMSLYDLNVGFWALVWPSILQGIGCGLMWVPLSMVSFSTLDRALLPDATSLFHLIRNMGTSLYVAASVFVLVRTSKVRYAEMVEGIGPFEERLKFPDAIGGGAVQWTDSLGLLAGEAWRQSALIGFNNCFLLYALTCFATLPVLVFVKIRRDD
- a CDS encoding HlyD family secretion protein — its product is MSDSKDTLPLTPNARRRWGRALIRLVLLGGIAVIAFMVGAWWYAETGRYITTENAYVKAPVIAVSPNIDGRAVEVRVGDNHAVAEGDLLFRIDPQPYQVQLRMAEARRGSVRNELLATKAELGQIAAEMAELGPRVKFYAKEVARQQRLVKSFAGTEAKLDEMQMERDTAEQRLRSLQEKRQVVLAKLGGAPDQPVETHPKVLEVDAEIERVKLDLAYTEIRAPVTGIVTRMKLQAGEWVEADTPTFGIIGTGAVWIEANLKETQLDAIAIGQPVEVRVDAYPDAVWSGQIESLSPATGAEFSALPPQNASGNWVKVVQRLPVRITVEPNPDLPQLRAGMSAKISVDTGRQRNLVDNLAALTDTWLARAAESTR